In Rhizobium lusitanum, a genomic segment contains:
- a CDS encoding MBL fold metallo-hydrolase: MKNDSFELRFWGVRGSIPVSGPEFERYGGNTSCIELRHDGRRIIFDAGTGAREAALSLAKDGVHAVDVFFTHSHYDHMIGLPFFKAIYDPGVSVDLWSGHLAGKTTTRQLIGQFMRPPWFPVEPDICRATMGFRDFAPGDTLKPHPGIVIHTAKLNHPGGCVGYRIEWAGRIIALVYDTEHVNGHMDEAALSLMAGADLAIYDTTYTEAEMSKYQGFGHSTWQEGVKLAKEAGAKRLALFHHAQWRTDKDLDDMQRDARESFPGAFAAFDRQLLEL, translated from the coding sequence ATGAAAAACGATAGTTTCGAGCTTAGATTCTGGGGTGTGCGGGGAAGTATCCCCGTATCAGGACCGGAATTCGAGCGTTACGGCGGGAATACGTCCTGCATCGAGTTACGGCATGACGGCAGGCGCATTATTTTTGACGCCGGAACCGGAGCGCGGGAAGCGGCGTTGTCGCTCGCCAAAGATGGCGTGCACGCGGTCGATGTCTTCTTCACCCACTCGCACTACGACCACATGATCGGCTTGCCCTTCTTCAAGGCCATCTACGATCCCGGGGTCAGCGTCGATCTCTGGTCGGGCCATCTCGCAGGCAAAACGACGACGCGGCAACTGATCGGCCAGTTCATGCGTCCGCCCTGGTTTCCGGTGGAACCGGATATCTGTCGCGCCACCATGGGTTTCCGTGATTTTGCGCCCGGCGACACGCTGAAGCCACATCCGGGCATCGTCATCCACACCGCCAAGCTCAACCATCCGGGCGGTTGCGTCGGCTACCGTATCGAATGGGCTGGCCGGATCATCGCGCTGGTCTACGATACCGAGCATGTGAACGGCCATATGGACGAAGCCGCCCTTTCACTGATGGCCGGAGCCGATCTCGCGATCTATGATACGACTTACACCGAGGCGGAGATGTCGAAGTATCAGGGCTTCGGACATTCCACCTGGCAGGAAGGCGTCAAATTGGCGAAAGAGGCGGGTGCGAAGCGCCTTGCGCTTTTCCACCATGCGCAATGGCGCACGGACAAGGACCTGGACGATATGCAGCGCGATGCGCGCGAAAGCTTCCCCGGCGCCTTTGCCGCTTTCGACCGCCAACTCCTCGAGCTTTAA
- a CDS encoding 3-carboxy-cis,cis-muconate cycloisomerase yields MSISAFDHPFLSGLLGDEEISAYFSVEADIRAMLAFEAALAKAEARHGVIPQEAAQRIAEVCGTFQPDIASLKSATATDGVVIPDLVKQLRKAVGGDAAQHVHFGATSQDVIDTSLMIRLKAVAFLFTGRLYAITAGLEKLDRQCGENRLMGRTRMQAAIPMTVSDRLRAWRDPLDKYRDRLTQETFPLQFGGAVGTLEKLGPKAADIRTSLAQELDLTDEPQWQSQRARIAELAGLLSLISGSLGKIGQDIALLAQAGDEIELTGSGGSSAMPHKQNPVAAETLVTLARFNAVQLSGIHQSLVHEQERSGAAWTLEWLLMPQMVMATAASLRSARELIGNVKRLGATSPA; encoded by the coding sequence ATGAGCATTTCCGCCTTCGACCACCCGTTTCTCTCCGGCCTCCTCGGTGACGAGGAGATTTCCGCTTATTTTTCAGTGGAAGCCGATATCCGCGCCATGCTCGCTTTCGAGGCAGCGCTCGCCAAAGCCGAGGCGCGGCATGGCGTCATTCCGCAGGAGGCGGCGCAACGGATCGCCGAGGTCTGCGGCACGTTCCAGCCCGACATCGCCAGCCTGAAATCCGCGACGGCCACGGATGGCGTCGTCATTCCCGATCTCGTCAAGCAGTTGCGCAAGGCGGTGGGCGGCGATGCTGCGCAGCATGTGCATTTCGGCGCCACCAGCCAGGATGTCATCGATACCAGCCTGATGATCCGCCTCAAGGCGGTCGCTTTCCTGTTCACCGGTCGTCTTTACGCCATCACGGCCGGGCTCGAAAAACTCGACAGGCAATGTGGCGAGAACCGGCTAATGGGCCGTACCCGCATGCAGGCCGCCATTCCGATGACGGTCTCCGACCGGTTGCGCGCCTGGCGCGATCCGCTCGACAAATATCGCGATCGGCTAACGCAGGAGACCTTTCCCCTCCAGTTCGGCGGCGCGGTCGGCACACTGGAAAAGCTTGGACCGAAAGCCGCCGACATCAGGACGTCGCTGGCGCAGGAGCTTGATCTGACGGACGAGCCGCAATGGCAGAGCCAGCGGGCAAGGATAGCCGAGCTTGCCGGCCTGCTCTCGCTGATTTCAGGCAGCCTCGGCAAGATCGGCCAGGACATCGCCCTCCTCGCGCAGGCCGGTGACGAAATCGAACTTACCGGCAGCGGCGGCTCCTCGGCCATGCCACACAAGCAGAACCCGGTTGCCGCCGAGACGCTGGTCACGCTCGCCCGCTTCAACGCCGTTCAGCTCTCCGGCATTCATCAATCGCTAGTGCACGAACAGGAGCGCTCGGGCGCCGCCTGGACGCTGGAATGGCTGTTAATGCCACAGATGGTGATGGCAACCGCTGCGTCACTTCGATCGGCGCGGGAATTGATCGGGAACGTGAAGCGGCTCGGGGCAACTTCTCCAGCCTGA
- a CDS encoding winged helix DNA-binding protein: MDKSKEAKSPRDLIVSSAHLAVGTSPALSELEYGSILFSHAFNRWMVRCMAAAGAPGLSPIEILIIHSVRHRDRPKTLSDLCLVLDIEDTHVANYAVKKLGAAGLVKTGKSGKEKLIQVTDKGLEALTRYSEIRERLLVEATKVSGLSQDDLSGIASHLRTLSGYYEQAARSAATL; encoded by the coding sequence TTGGACAAGTCGAAGGAAGCAAAATCTCCGCGTGACCTGATCGTGTCGTCCGCCCATCTGGCGGTCGGCACCTCTCCGGCCCTCTCCGAACTCGAATACGGATCGATCCTGTTTTCGCACGCGTTCAATCGCTGGATGGTACGCTGCATGGCAGCCGCCGGCGCGCCCGGCCTCTCGCCGATCGAGATACTGATCATTCATTCCGTTCGGCACAGGGACCGGCCGAAGACGCTCTCCGATCTCTGCCTCGTGCTCGACATTGAAGACACGCATGTCGCCAATTATGCCGTGAAGAAGCTGGGGGCTGCCGGCCTCGTCAAGACCGGCAAGAGCGGCAAGGAAAAGCTGATCCAGGTGACCGACAAGGGCCTGGAGGCACTGACGCGCTATTCCGAGATCCGCGAGCGATTGTTGGTAGAGGCGACCAAGGTCTCTGGCTTGTCGCAGGACGATCTTTCCGGGATCGCATCGCATCTGAGGACGCTGTCGGGTTATTACGAACAGGCAGCCCGGTCGGCCGCGACCCTGTGA